The nucleotide sequence AGCCCACGCTTGATGACGACGACCGTGACGACGGTCAGCGCGATCGCCGCGAGCAACTGGTTGGCGATGCCGAACAGCGGGAAGAGGGTGTTGATCCCGCCGAGGGGGTCGGTGACGCCCATGAGCAGGATGCTGCCCCACGCCGCGACGACGATGACGCTGCAAATCCACGCGCCCACACGCCAACTCGGGTTGCGCAGCTTGGCCATCGGCCCGCCGAGGTTGCCGAGGCCGTCGGACAGCATGAAGCGGGCGACGCGGGTGCCGGCGTCGACCGTCGTGAGGATGAACAGCGCCTCGAACATGATCGCGAAGTGGTACCAGAAGGCCTTGAATCCCTCGCCCCCGAAGACCTGGTGCAGCACCTCGGACATGCCGAACGCCAGCGTCGGCGCGCCGCCGGTCCGGGACACGATCGACTCCTCGCCGACGCTCTCGGCGGCCGCGGTGATCTCGGCGCCGGTGATCGGGGGACCCGACAGGCCCAGGCCGTTGACGTAGGTGGCGGCCGTCTCGGCGGTGGTGCCGGTGGACGCGGTCGGGGCATTCATCGCGAAGTACAGGTGCTGGTTGAGGATCGCCGCGGTGATGAGCGCCATGATCGCCACGAACGACTCGGTGAGCATGCCGCCGTAGCCGATGAGCCGCATCTGGCTCTCCTTCTCCAGCAGCTTGGGCGTGGTGCCGGAGGAGATCAGCGAGTGGAAGCCCGACAGCGCGCCGCAGGCGATGGTGATGAACAGGAACGGGAACAGCGATCCGGCGAACACCGGCCCGGTGCCGCTCGAGGCGAACGACGACACCGCGGGCGCCTCCATGAGCGGGCGGGCCAGCAGGATGCCCACCGCGAGCAGCGCGATGGTGCCCACCTTCATGAACGTCGACAGGTAGTCGCGCGGCGCGAGCAGCAGCCACACCGGCAGCACCGAGGCGGCGAGGCCGTAGACGATGATGCACCACGACAGGGTCACCTTCGACAGCGTGAACCAGTCGGCTATCCAGGCGGTCTCGGCCACCCAGCCGCCGGAGACGACGGCCAGCAGCAGCAGGACGACGCCGATCAGTGACACCTCGGACACCCGGCCGGGGCGGAGGAACCGCAGGTACAGACCCATGAAGATCGCGATCGGGATGGTCATGGCGATCGAGAAGACGCCCCACGGGCTCTCGGCGAGAGCGTTGACCACGACGAGCGCCAGCACGGCCAGCAGGATCACCATGATGATGAGGACGCCGACGATCGCGGCGACCCCGCCGGTGGTGCCCAGTTCGTCACGCGCCATCTGGCCCAGCGACCGGCCGCGCCGGCGCACCGAGATGGACAGCACCAGGTAGTCCTGCACGCAGCCGGCGACCAGGGCGCCGACGATGATCCAGATGGTGCCCGGCAGGTAGCCCATCTGCATGGCCAGCACCGGACCGACGAGCGGTCCGGCGCCCGCGATGGCGGCGAAGTGGTGGCCGAAGAGCACCCGCCGATCGGTGGGTAGGTAGTCGGTGCCGTTCTCGAATACCTCGGCGGGCGTGGCGTTCTCGTCGCGCGGCTGGACGATGCGCGTCTCGATCAGGCGGGCGTAGAAGCGGAATCCGATGACGTAGGTGCAGATCGCGGCGATGACGAACCACACGGCGTTGACGGTCTCGCCGCGGAAGAATGCGATGACCGCCCACGCGATGGCGCCGAGCAGTGCGACGACGCCGAACACGATGCGGTGCCGCGCGGTGATCGGGGAGCGGTCGACGATCGCGACCGGAGGGAGGTCCTTGGCGGTGCGGACGTACGTGACGT is from Mycolicibacterium grossiae and encodes:
- a CDS encoding carbon starvation CstA family protein — translated: MASSSSSPPAPATSERTEETVGDVTYVRTAKDLPPVAIVDRSPITARHRIVFGVVALLGAIAWAVIAFFRGETVNAVWFVIAAICTYVIGFRFYARLIETRIVQPRDENATPAEVFENGTDYLPTDRRVLFGHHFAAIAGAGPLVGPVLAMQMGYLPGTIWIIVGALVAGCVQDYLVLSISVRRRGRSLGQMARDELGTTGGVAAIVGVLIIMVILLAVLALVVVNALAESPWGVFSIAMTIPIAIFMGLYLRFLRPGRVSEVSLIGVVLLLLAVVSGGWVAETAWIADWFTLSKVTLSWCIIVYGLAASVLPVWLLLAPRDYLSTFMKVGTIALLAVGILLARPLMEAPAVSSFASSGTGPVFAGSLFPFLFITIACGALSGFHSLISSGTTPKLLEKESQMRLIGYGGMLTESFVAIMALITAAILNQHLYFAMNAPTASTGTTAETAATYVNGLGLSGPPITGAEITAAAESVGEESIVSRTGGAPTLAFGMSEVLHQVFGGEGFKAFWYHFAIMFEALFILTTVDAGTRVARFMLSDGLGNLGGPMAKLRNPSWRVGAWICSVIVVAAWGSILLMGVTDPLGGINTLFPLFGIANQLLAAIALTVVTVVVIKRGLLKWAWIPGIPLLWDLVVTMTASWQKIFSGDPKVGYWTQHFQYRDAKDAGKTAFGAAKDAGQIDAVIRNTFIQGTLSVVFAVLVLIVFVAGVVMALKAIRGRGLPLAEDEPVPSRIFAPSGLFTTKAEKEVAKQWEASGTQGARSVRTGAH